A portion of the Streptomyces coeruleoprunus genome contains these proteins:
- a CDS encoding pitrilysin family protein, whose translation MGHTATAQAGSGGLTATEHRLANGLRVVLSEDHLTPVAAVCLWYDVGSRHEVKGRTGLAHLFEHLMFQGSKQVQGNGHFELVQGAGGSLNGTTSFERTNYFETMPAHQLELALWLEADRMGSLLAALDDESMENQRDVVKNERRQRYDNVPYGTAFERLTAMAYPDGHPYHHTPIGSMADLDAATLEDARNFFRTYYAPNNAVLSVVGDIDPEQTLAWIEKYFGSIPTHDGKAAPRDGTLPDIIGEQLREVVEEEVPARALMAAYRLPHDGTRACDAADLALTILGGGESSRLHNRLVRHDRTAVAAGFGLLRLAGAPSLGWLDVKTSAGVEVPDIETAVDDELARFAAEGPTAEEMERAQAQLEREWLDRLGTVAGRADELCRYAVLFGDPQLALTAVQRVLEITADEVQAVAAARLRPDNRAVLVYEPLTAENDHETGTDTDSDQEEGADQ comes from the coding sequence ATGGGTCACACGGCCACAGCCCAGGCCGGCTCCGGCGGCCTGACAGCGACCGAGCACCGGCTGGCCAACGGCCTGCGCGTGGTGCTCTCCGAGGACCACCTGACCCCGGTCGCCGCGGTCTGCCTCTGGTACGACGTCGGCTCGCGCCACGAGGTCAAGGGCCGCACCGGCCTCGCCCACCTCTTCGAGCACCTGATGTTCCAGGGTTCGAAGCAGGTCCAGGGCAACGGCCACTTCGAGCTGGTCCAGGGCGCCGGCGGGTCGCTCAACGGCACGACCAGCTTCGAGCGCACCAACTACTTCGAGACGATGCCCGCCCACCAGCTGGAGCTGGCGCTCTGGCTCGAGGCCGACCGCATGGGCTCCCTGCTCGCCGCGCTCGACGACGAGTCCATGGAGAACCAGCGGGACGTCGTCAAGAACGAGCGCCGCCAGCGGTACGACAACGTGCCGTACGGCACCGCCTTCGAGCGGCTGACCGCCATGGCCTACCCGGACGGCCACCCCTACCACCACACGCCGATCGGCTCCATGGCCGACCTGGACGCCGCCACCCTCGAGGACGCGCGGAACTTCTTCCGTACGTACTACGCGCCGAACAACGCGGTCCTCTCGGTCGTCGGCGACATCGACCCCGAGCAGACCCTCGCCTGGATCGAGAAGTACTTCGGCTCCATCCCGACGCACGACGGCAAGGCCGCGCCGCGCGACGGCACGCTGCCCGACATCATCGGCGAGCAGCTCCGCGAGGTCGTCGAGGAGGAGGTCCCGGCCCGCGCCCTGATGGCCGCCTACCGGCTCCCGCACGACGGCACGCGCGCGTGCGACGCCGCCGACCTGGCGCTCACCATCCTCGGCGGCGGCGAGTCGTCCCGCCTCCACAACCGGCTCGTCCGCCACGACCGCACCGCCGTCGCCGCCGGCTTCGGCCTGCTGCGGCTCGCCGGCGCGCCCTCGCTCGGCTGGCTGGACGTGAAGACGTCGGCCGGTGTCGAGGTCCCGGACATCGAGACGGCCGTCGACGACGAGCTGGCCCGCTTCGCCGCCGAGGGCCCCACGGCGGAGGAGATGGAGCGCGCCCAGGCCCAGCTGGAGCGCGAGTGGCTGGACCGGCTCGGCACGGTCGCGGGCCGCGCCGACGAACTGTGCCGGTACGCCGTGCTCTTCGGCGACCCGCAGCTGGCGCTCACGGCCGTCCAGCGGGTCCTGGAAATCACCGCCGACGAGGTGCAGGCCGTCGCCGCGGCACGGCTGCGCCCCGACAACCGGGCCGTCCTCGTCTACGAGCCCCTCACCGCCGAGAACGACCACGAGACCGGCACCGACACCGACAGCGACCAGGAAGAGGGAGCGGACCAGTGA
- a CDS encoding pitrilysin family protein — translation MEFHPQPQPGTPRPWAFPAPERGTLDNGLTVLRCHRPGQQVVAVEIILDAPLDAEPEGLDGVATIMARALSEGTDKHSAEEFAAELERCGATLDAHADHPAVRVSLEVPASRLAKAMGLLAEALSAPAFADSEVDRLVRNRLDEIPHETANPARRAAKQLYADLFPATARMSRPRQGSEETVARIDSAAVRAFYEAHVRPATATAVVVGDLTGIDLDTVLADTLGTWTGDAGRARTVSPITADDTGRVIIVDRPGAVQTQLLIGRIGADRHDRVWPAQVVGTYCLGGTLTSRLDRVLREEKGYTYGVRAFGQVLRSTADGTGASLLAISGSVDTPNTGPALDDLWKVLRTLAAEGLTDAERDAAVHNLVGVAPLKYETAASVAGTLADQVEQQLPDDFQAQLYVRLAETGTVEATAAAVNAFPVDRLVTVLVGDAAQIKEPVEALGIGEVTVVTG, via the coding sequence ATGGAGTTCCACCCGCAGCCCCAGCCCGGCACCCCGCGGCCCTGGGCCTTCCCGGCGCCCGAGCGGGGCACGCTCGACAACGGCCTGACCGTGCTGCGCTGCCACCGTCCGGGCCAGCAGGTCGTGGCCGTCGAGATCATCCTCGACGCCCCGCTCGACGCCGAGCCCGAGGGCCTGGACGGCGTCGCCACGATCATGGCGCGCGCCCTGTCCGAGGGCACCGACAAGCACTCCGCCGAGGAGTTCGCCGCCGAGCTGGAGCGCTGCGGCGCCACCCTCGACGCGCACGCCGACCACCCGGCCGTACGGGTCTCCCTGGAGGTGCCGGCCTCCCGGCTGGCCAAGGCCATGGGCCTGCTCGCCGAGGCGCTCAGCGCCCCCGCCTTCGCCGACAGCGAGGTCGACCGCCTGGTCCGCAACCGTCTCGACGAGATCCCGCACGAGACGGCGAACCCGGCCCGCCGCGCCGCCAAGCAGCTCTACGCCGATCTGTTCCCGGCCACCGCGCGCATGTCCCGGCCCCGCCAGGGCTCCGAGGAGACCGTCGCCCGGATCGACTCCGCGGCCGTACGGGCCTTCTACGAGGCCCACGTCCGCCCCGCCACGGCCACCGCCGTCGTGGTCGGCGACCTGACCGGAATCGATCTCGACACGGTGCTCGCGGACACCCTCGGCACCTGGACCGGCGACGCGGGCCGGGCCCGGACGGTTTCGCCCATCACCGCCGACGACACCGGCCGGGTCATCATCGTGGACCGCCCCGGTGCCGTGCAGACGCAGCTGCTCATCGGCCGTATCGGGGCCGACCGGCACGACCGCGTCTGGCCCGCGCAGGTGGTCGGCACGTACTGCCTGGGCGGGACGCTCACCTCGCGCCTCGACCGTGTGCTGCGCGAGGAGAAGGGCTACACGTACGGCGTGCGCGCCTTCGGCCAGGTCCTGCGCTCGACCGCGGACGGCACGGGCGCGTCGCTCCTCGCCATCAGCGGCTCGGTGGACACGCCCAACACGGGGCCGGCGCTGGACGATCTGTGGAAGGTGCTGCGCACCCTGGCCGCCGAGGGCCTGACGGACGCCGAGCGCGACGCGGCCGTGCACAACCTGGTGGGCGTGGCCCCGCTCAAGTACGAGACGGCCGCCTCCGTCGCCGGGACGCTCGCCGACCAGGTCGAGCAGCAGCTGCCGGACGACTTCCAGGCGCAGCTGTACGTCCGGCTGGCCGAGACCGGCACGGTGGAGGCAACGGCGGCGGCCGTCAACGCCTTCCCGGTCGACCGTCTGGTCACCGTGCTCGTGGGTGACGCGGCGCAGATCAAGGAGCCGGTCGAGGCGCTGGGCATCGGCGAAGTGACCGTCGTGACGGGCTGA